The genome window TAAATTACTGTGGAAGATAGAGAATGATTTGTCCGTTTATTGCCGGGAGGTAGCTTAATGGTGGACCTTGAAGAAAAAATCAATCAAAGAATTTCTTTATTTGAAAATTCCGATAGGATGTTCCCCTTCACATGACCCCTTCACATTTATTTAATTGAGTAGATCTTTTGGAACTGGAGCCCAAGGTGCACATTTCGGATCCCTGACTTGCTCGCATCTTCGATGAGCTTCAGAGCCTTCTTCAGGCTCCACTTGAGGTTGCTCTGGGGCTGTAAAATAAGGGGGGTTTTTTGGGGAAAGGAATTCCTCATTTTCTTTATTACCTCCAAGCTGAGCTCTTTCGTTACAATAAGTTTAACTTCTTTGGTAAGCTTTGAAAATACTTTTTTAAATCTATATTCAGGAGGCTTTGGAGAAATTGTTATCCAATCTAAATAAGAAAAGACAGATAAATTTTTAGAAATTTTATCTTCGTTGACACTCATATTTTTACGGGATTCAGGTAATGATTTTAGATTTGGGCTACTTTGATTAACTAAAGTTCCATTCGTTTCAATTTGAATAAAATACTTCTTTTGTTTCAACTTTTTTAAAAGGGAAGAAATATGTTGAGAAAAAGGTTCACCTCCTGTTATAACCACCCAAGAGGTTTTGTATTTTTCTTTAAGCTTTCTTATTCTTTTAATAATATCCGCTTCGGGTAATAAAGTCCCATCTTCCCATGCATATTTTGTATCGCAAAAATAACACCTTAAATTGCATCCTGAAAGTCTTAAAAATATCGAAGGCTCACCTGAACGTAGCCCTTCACCCTGAACACTCCAGAAAATTTCATTTACTTTAAGCATTACTTATAATTATCTATTCATGAGATTGGCTCTCCCTATTCATAATATTCTGCAGAGGAAGTATCGGATTCCCATACGATAACTTTTTTCACAGGATAGAGCTTTTTCATCTCATGGTAAAAATATCTGGAAAGATTCTCAGCAGACGGATTGAAATCGAAAACTTCGTTCAAAAAAGAATGGTCAGGAAGGAGCTCGGAGAGAGAGTTCTTTATCTGGATAAAATCATAGCCGATACCAGTTTCGTTTAATCTATCCACTTCGATTTGAACCTCAACTTCAAATGTATGACCGTGGACTTTTTCACATTTTCCCTTATAATTTTTTAAATAATGAGCTGCTGAAAACTTATCTCTAACTTTTAATATCCAGGGCATTTCCTCTCCATCATTTGAAAATATAAATTTTTA of Acidobacteriota bacterium contains these proteins:
- a CDS encoding 6-carboxytetrahydropterin synthase — encoded protein: MPWILKVRDKFSAAHYLKNYKGKCEKVHGHTFEVEVQIEVDRLNETGIGYDFIQIKNSLSELLPDHSFLNEVFDFNPSAENLSRYFYHEMKKLYPVKKVIVWESDTSSAEYYE
- a CDS encoding 7-carboxy-7-deazaguanine synthase QueE → MLKVNEIFWSVQGEGLRSGEPSIFLRLSGCNLRCYFCDTKYAWEDGTLLPEADIIKRIRKLKEKYKTSWVVITGGEPFSQHISSLLKKLKQKKYFIQIETNGTLVNQSSPNLKSLPESRKNMSVNEDKISKNLSVFSYLDWITISPKPPEYRFKKVFSKLTKEVKLIVTKELSLEVIKKMRNSFPQKTPLILQPQSNLKWSLKKALKLIEDASKSGIRNVHLGLQFQKIYSIK